AAGAGTTTAGGAGGAAAAAGCTATGGTATCTCTGGGACTAGAGGAAAAAGTTATCGTCGTTACCGGCGGAAATCGAGGCATTGGGGCGGCTATTGTCTCTCTTTTGATAGATTTGGGGGCTAAGGTGGCCTACACGGATTTAGTCGCCGATAATCCCCAGGGTTTAGGCATTGTGGCCGACGTGACTAAGTTGGAATCCATGGAAGCGGCAGCTAAACAAATTGAAGCGGAATTGGGACCGGTTTACGGTATCGTCGCTAACGCGGGGATTACCAGAGATAACTTTTTCCCTAAATTAACGCCGCTAGATTGGGATTTAGTGATTAATGTCAACTTAAAAGGGGTTAATCACACGATTAAACCGTTTATTGAGGGAATGTATGAACGACAAGCGGGATCGATCGTTTGTATTAGTTCTATTTCCGGTGATCGCGGTAATGCCGGCCAAACTAATTACGCAGCCACAAAAGCGGCAGTTATCGGTTTAGTCAAATCCTTAGCGCGAGAAGCTGCCCGTTATAATATTCGCGCCAATGCGATTGCGCCGGGGTTTATTAACACCGAAATGACTTTAGCGATTCCCGATAAAGTTCGCGATAAAATCACCGCCGAAATTCCCTGTCGTCGCTTCGGTGAACCCGCAGATATCGCCTGGGCAACTGCCTATTTACTCTCTCCTGTTGCCAGCAGTTATGTCTCTGGAGAAGTCCTCAGAGTTAATGGGGCCCACCACACCTAATCAGTTATCAGTTATCAGTTATCAGTTATCAGTGGGTAAGTTATCAGTTATCTAATTCAAAGATGGAAAATGTGTTTGTTATTGTCCCTGCTAAGTTGCTTGATAGTGGCATAAATCTATGAAATTTCAATGGGATCAAGACAAGGCAAATAACAACATCAAAAAACATAGTATATCTTTTGAAGAAGCAGTGACCGTATTTGGGGATCCATTGGCCGTGACGATTTTCGATCCCGATCATTCAGTGGGTGAGTTTCGTTTTCTGACGATAGGACAGTCAAAATCACAAAAGCTGTTAGTCATATCTCATACAGAAAGAGAAAATGAGATTCGCTTAATTAGCGCCCGTTTAGCTAGTAAACAGGAGAGAAAAAATTATGAATCAGGAGTCTGAAGAAACGGTTAATGACGAGATGCGAACTGAATATGACTTTTCTGGTGGTATTCGTGGCAAATATTATCAAGCTT
This Microcystis wesenbergii NRERC-220 DNA region includes the following protein-coding sequences:
- the phaB gene encoding acetoacetyl-CoA reductase PhaB — translated: MVSLGLEEKVIVVTGGNRGIGAAIVSLLIDLGAKVAYTDLVADNPQGLGIVADVTKLESMEAAAKQIEAELGPVYGIVANAGITRDNFFPKLTPLDWDLVINVNLKGVNHTIKPFIEGMYERQAGSIVCISSISGDRGNAGQTNYAATKAAVIGLVKSLAREAARYNIRANAIAPGFINTEMTLAIPDKVRDKITAEIPCRRFGEPADIAWATAYLLSPVASSYVSGEVLRVNGAHHT
- a CDS encoding BrnT family toxin, encoding MKFQWDQDKANNNIKKHSISFEEAVTVFGDPLAVTIFDPDHSVGEFRFLTIGQSKSQKLLVISHTERENEIRLISARLASKQERKNYESGV